A genome region from Setaria italica strain Yugu1 chromosome III, Setaria_italica_v2.0, whole genome shotgun sequence includes the following:
- the LOC101770933 gene encoding DNAJ protein JJJ1 homolog gives MASAAGGAPKRCYYEVLGLPRDCSPTDIKLAFRRLALSLHPDKQGPGADLAAATAAFQELQHAHSVLSDPQERAYYDSHRSQILFSDASAAGAKSASPVPDLFAFFSSSAFSGFSDTGRGFYKVYGDVFDRVFAQELAYARRMGVPEPAAPPVIGNLDSPYTQVTAFYNYWLGFGSVMDFGWAAEWDAARGENRRVRRLMEEDNKKAMRKARREYNDAVRGLAAFCKKRDKRVVDMALKKKAEEEKRKAEEKERKKEEEKRKKERAMAYQEPDWARVEEEEGLYDDEEEEEMKAKRKEELYCVACNKKFKSDKQWKNHEQSKKHRDKIAELRMAFKEEEGSLKEAEEEGEGDLDEVDVGFDFKPMQESDDESAFSDAAEELAEDLEEGLEVRDKEDGDKVFDSAEQEVGSYDEASVLEAMLSSRKNRKGGYVAPTEKTSSGAAEEEDDDDRSSEVNNTKRKGRRRRAAKKEQDEGTYADNERHGKSEVQPEESGNGNGADDKMEGPSSSNEGSASASKGDEQNGKNSNPKKNKKNKKGAEKKTTVSADQKSTSKAEQKSKGKKQKEVSKAPSNDCETCGGTFESRNKLFSHLEETGHAMLKTRQKNR, from the coding sequence atggcgtccgcggcgggcggcgcgccgaaGCGCTGCTACTACGAGGTCCTGGGCCTCCCCCGCGACTGCTCCCCCACCGATATCAAGCTCGCCTTCCGCCGCCTCGCGCTCTCCCTCCACCCCGACAAGCAGGGCCCcggcgccgacctcgccgccgccaccgccgccttccaGGAGCTCCAGCACGCGCACTCCGTCCTCTCCGACCCGCAGGAGCGTGCCTACTACGACTCCCACCGCTCCCAGATCCTCTTCtccgacgcctccgccgccggcgccaaatCCGCCTCCCCCGTCCCGGACCTCTtcgccttcttctcctcctccgccttctcCGGCTTCTCCGACACCGGCCGCGGCTTCTACAAGGTCTACGGCGACGTCTTCGACAGGGTCTTCGCGCAGGAGCTCGCCTACGCGCGCCGGATGGGGGTCCCcgagcccgccgcgccgcccgtcaTCGGGAACCTCGATTCCCCCTACACGCAGGTCACCGCCTTCTACAATTACTGGCTGGGCTTTGGCTCGGTCATGGATTTCGGGTGGGCGGCCGAGTGGGACGCCGCGCGCGGGGAGAACCGCCGCGTCCGGAGGCTCATGGAGGAGGACAACAAGAAGGCGATGCGCAAGGCGCGCCGGGAGTACAATGACGCCGTCAGGGGCCTCGCTGCGTTCTGCAAGAAGAGGGACAAGAGGGTGGTGGACATGGCGCTGAAGAAGAAagcagaggaggagaagaggaaggctgaggagaaggagaggaaaaaggaggaggagaagaggaagaaggagcggGCCATGGCATATCAGGAGCCTGATTGGGCGagggtggaggaagaggaagggttgtatgatgacgaggaggaagaggagatgaAGGccaagaggaaggaggagctGTACTGTGTGGCGTGTAATAAGAAGTTCAAATCGGATAAGCAGTGGAAGAACCACGAGCAGTCGAAGAAGCATAGGGATAAGATCGCAGAGCTGAGGATGGCGtttaaggaggaggagggatctttgaaggaggcagaggaggagggggaaggtgatTTGGATGAAGTTGATGTGGGGTTTGATTTTAAGCCTATGCAGGAGTCGGATGATGAGAGTGCATTTTCAGATGCCGCAGAAGAGTTGGCTGAAGACTTGGAGGAAGGCTTGGAGGTGCGTGATAAAGAGGATGGTGATAAGGTTTTTGATAGTGCAGAGCAGGAGGTTGGTTCTTATGATGAGGCGAGTGTTTTGGAGGCTATGCTGTCAAGCCGCAAGAACAGGAAGGGTGGTTATGTGGCTCCTACAGAAAAAACTTCATCAGGTGCtgctgaggaggaggatgatgatgacagAAGTTCTGAAGTTAATAATACTAAAAGGAAAGGACGCAGGAGACGGGCAGCGAAGAAGGAACAAGATGAAGGTACTTATGCTGATAATGAGAGGCATGGTAAAAGTGAGGTTCAGCCTGAGGAATCTGGCAATGGTAATGGTGCTGATGATAAGATGGAAGGGCCATCCTCTTCTAATGAAGGCAGTGCTTCAGCAAGCAAAGGAGATGAGCAGAATGGGAAAAATAGCAATCCtaaaaagaacaaaaagaacAAGAAAGGTGCAGAAAAGAAAACCACTGTTTCTGCTGACCAGAAGAGTACATCAAAGGCTGAACAGAAGAGTAAGGGGAAGAAGCAAAAG
- the LOC101771718 gene encoding F-box protein At5g07610 — protein sequence MRPPPAATRRPRQHLWWRWRLPMMAGGSGSKKRARRTRKPDPTALLTDDLLVEILARVPYRSLCRCRCVSKRWRALISHPDHRARLPQTLAGIFYHGPVAVGGGGSPESTSTSNCFASVPGTAPPLIHTSFSFLPDREREELVLVDSCNGLILCRCYRFPDEGEFDYLVLNPATEKWVAVPITRRWSSKVQTVHLGFDPAVSSHFHVFEFQVDIDDDDYDAGDGHVLGVKIYLSATGVWSHRQSGWSMEISFELDLKSVFLDGMLYVIARESVVGSVDVEGKTWRIINFPRSKDSRFYDTGGGFIDLSQGRLHLANDDDMVGDKLAIWVLEDKDNEQWTLKHTVRNKHLVRRKHVHFGFHEFIVVAIHPDRNMVFFVFGLEKTLISYDMDSGKVSIIRNLGRTCNEHFLPYVPCFQTHYQMVGTGNQQSDFLSMAQLLPMVLIISTSGFQLQLQ from the exons ATGCGACCGCCGCCTGCAGCCACTCGCCGTCCGCGGCAGCACCTCTG GTGGAGATGGCGGTTGCCGATGATGGCCGGTGGCTCCGGCTCGAAGAAGAGGGCCCGGAGGACGCGGAAGCCGGACCCGACGGCGCTGCTCACGGACGACCTCCTCGTCGAGATCCTCGCGCGCGTACCGTACAGGTCCCTCTGCCGCTGCCGGTGCGTCTCCAAGCGCTGGCGCGCGCTCATCTCCCACCCCGACCACCGCGCGAGGCTCCCCCAGACCCTCGCCGGCATCTTCTATCACGgacccgtcgccgtcggcggtggcggctcccCGGAGTCAACGTCGACAAGCAACTGCTTCGCCAGCGTGCCCGGGACCGCCCCTCCGCTCATCCACACTTCCTTCTCGTTCCTGCCCGACCGCGAGCGGGAGGAACTCGTGTTGGTGGACAGCTGCAACGGACTCATCCTCTGCCGCTGCTACAGGTTCCCTGACGAAGGCGAGTTCGATTACCTTGTCCTCAACCCTGCCACCGAGAAGTGGGTCGCCGTGCCTATCACGCGGCGCTGGTCGAGCAAGGTTCAGACGGTTCACCTCGGGTTCGACCCCGCCGTCTCCTCGCACTTCCATGTCTTTGAGTTTCAAGTGGATATAGATGACGATGATTATGATGCTGGGGATGGCCATGTCCTAGGGGTGAAGATCTACTTGTCCGCAACTGGAGTTTGGAGCCACAGGCAGAGTGGCTGGAGCATGGAAATTTCGTTCGAGCTCGATCTTAAAAGCGTATTTCTTGATGGCATGCTGTATGTAATTGCCAGGGAGAGTGTGGTTGGGTCAGTGGATGTGGAGGGGAAAACTTGGAGGATAATCAATTTTCCACGCAGCAAGGATTCACGGTTCTATGATACTGGTGGTGGATTCATTGATCTGTCCCAGGGGCGGTTGCATCTTGcaaatgatgatgatatggtcgGTGATAAGCTAGCAATCTGGGTACTCGAGGATAAAGACAATGAACAATGGACCCTAAAGCACACAGTCCGCAATAAGCATCTGGTCAGAAGGAAGCATGTCCACTTTGGATTTCATGAGTTTATAGTTGTTGCCATCCACCCAGACCGCAATATGGTATTCTTTGTTTTTGGTCTTGAGAAAACACTAATCTCTTATGACATGGATAGCGGGAAAGTATCTATCATCCGTAATCTTGGACGCACTTGCAACGAACATTTTCTTCCATATGTTCCTTGTTTTCAAACTCATTACCAGATGGTGGGAACTGGGAACCAGCAATCTGACTTCCTCAGCATGGCTCAACTTTTGCCAATGGTTCTGATCATATCGACATCTGGTTTTCAGTTGCAGCTGCAGTAG